Proteins encoded in a region of the Cyanobacteriota bacterium genome:
- a CDS encoding YdcF family protein, translated as MFLFLSKLLPLFIYPLGLSCLLLVVALVTLWKWPRVAASTIVGALVLLLGSSNAWVSDSITKFLERQYIPAALPVADAIVVLGGGIKPPHPPRPAPDVAEPGDRILYGAQLYNDGKAPWLILSGGRVVWRQSGESESADMAVLAQRLGVPASAIIEEPTSLNTYENAVNIKQILDARKLKRVLLVTSALHMPRSLLIFQKQGIEAIPAPTDFLVADEPLPPEGEPIQAIVLKTLPDAAKLHQISLALKEYIGLVVYWLKGWL; from the coding sequence ATGTTTTTATTCCTGTCAAAGCTATTGCCTCTGTTTATTTATCCCCTAGGGTTGTCTTGCCTGCTGTTGGTTGTGGCATTAGTCACTCTGTGGAAATGGCCCAGAGTAGCTGCTAGCACTATTGTAGGTGCGTTGGTGCTTTTACTGGGTAGCAGTAATGCCTGGGTCAGTGATAGCATAACTAAGTTCCTAGAGCGACAATATATACCTGCTGCCCTGCCGGTCGCAGATGCCATTGTTGTCCTGGGTGGGGGCATTAAACCACCCCATCCACCCCGTCCTGCGCCTGATGTTGCTGAACCGGGCGATCGCATCCTTTACGGCGCTCAGTTGTATAACGATGGCAAGGCTCCTTGGTTAATTTTGTCAGGGGGTAGAGTTGTATGGCGACAAAGCGGAGAATCAGAATCTGCTGATATGGCAGTGTTAGCTCAACGATTAGGAGTACCAGCATCGGCAATTATAGAGGAGCCAACATCACTCAATACCTATGAGAATGCCGTGAATATAAAGCAAATCTTGGATGCACGGAAACTAAAACGAGTTTTGTTGGTAACCTCTGCCTTACACATGCCCCGATCGCTGCTGATTTTCCAGAAACAGGGCATTGAGGCCATTCCTGCCCCCACTGATTTCCTTGTTGCTGATGAACCCTTGCCTCCAGAAGGAGAGCCAATTCAGGCGATTGTCCTCAAGACGCTGCCGGATGCTGCCAAGTTGCATCAGATTAGCCTTGCTCTCAAGGAATACATTGGGCTAGTTGTGTATTGGCTCAAGGGATGGCTTTAA
- a CDS encoding GUN4 domain-containing protein, producing the protein MTSVSSNLPLTQGVSDSSSIDPVADLVSQLAAESVKNQLRLIRELADKGQLGLQVLLAFLVARRGQFPTIADGSAYQALVAAQSEQIAASLQAQFPQGLVPMESVANVNYLPLQQALAAQDFQTADRLTLQALCELAGSAAVQRKWLYFSEVKTFPVTDLRTIDTLWRIYSEDKFGFSIQRQLWLSVGKNWDALWVKIGWKSGNEWTRYPQGFTWNLSAPKGHLPLSNQLRGVQVLASLLNHPAWDT; encoded by the coding sequence ATGACCAGTGTTTCCTCAAATTTGCCATTAACTCAAGGTGTATCCGATTCCTCATCGATTGACCCAGTAGCAGACTTAGTGTCCCAACTGGCTGCCGAGTCTGTCAAAAACCAGTTGCGATTAATTCGGGAGTTGGCTGACAAGGGGCAGCTTGGCCTTCAGGTGTTACTTGCATTTTTGGTTGCCCGTCGTGGTCAATTTCCCACGATCGCTGACGGATCCGCTTATCAGGCATTAGTAGCCGCTCAGTCCGAGCAGATTGCCGCTAGCTTGCAGGCGCAGTTCCCCCAAGGGCTTGTGCCCATGGAATCCGTAGCAAATGTCAACTACTTACCCCTACAGCAGGCATTGGCCGCCCAAGATTTTCAAACTGCTGATCGCTTGACCTTACAGGCGCTGTGCGAACTAGCTGGCAGTGCCGCGGTTCAACGTAAGTGGCTTTACTTTAGCGAAGTCAAGACCTTTCCAGTGACTGACCTACGCACGATCGATACCCTCTGGCGAATTTACTCCGAAGATAAATTCGGGTTTTCGATACAGCGGCAACTGTGGCTGAGTGTAGGCAAAAACTGGGATGCACTATGGGTTAAGATTGGGTGGAAATCAGGCAACGAATGGACTCGGTATCCCCAGGGGTTTACCTGGAACCTGTCAGCACCAAAAGGACACCTACCCTTATCGAATCAGTTGCGTGGTGTGCAGGTGCTAGCATCCTTACTGAACCATCCTGCTTGGGACACGTAA
- a CDS encoding Uma2 family endonuclease → MTQTPSLSLKPLTFEDYLAYNDGSDTRYELEDGELVEMPTESPENNRIAQRLYIELLKHLPYYLIAHKDTEIEVSGRLARCRLPDLMVHTEESFAALKGLSRAVITRDMPPPALIIEVVSPGIVDRNRDYRHKYTEYAARCISEYWIVDPEERQITVCHWVEGVYESIVFTGNAPISSLVVPALTLTPDQLFTDTL, encoded by the coding sequence ATGACCCAAACTCCAAGTTTGAGCCTCAAACCCCTTACCTTTGAAGACTACCTCGCCTACAACGACGGTAGTGATACCCGCTACGAACTAGAGGATGGAGAGCTAGTAGAGATGCCCACCGAAAGTCCTGAAAATAATCGCATCGCCCAACGGCTCTACATCGAACTCCTAAAACACCTTCCCTACTATTTAATCGCCCATAAAGATACAGAAATTGAAGTGAGCGGTCGGCTTGCTCGGTGTCGCTTACCGGACTTGATGGTGCATACCGAAGAATCATTTGCTGCGTTGAAAGGTCTTTCTAGAGCCGTGATTACCAGAGATATGCCACCGCCTGCTCTAATTATTGAGGTGGTGTCCCCTGGTATTGTCGATCGCAACCGTGACTACCGCCACAAATACACCGAATATGCCGCCCGCTGCATTAGTGAATATTGGATTGTTGATCCAGAAGAACGCCAGATTACGGTTTGCCACTGGGTAGAAGGGGTCTATGAATCGATTGTCTTCACTGGAAACGCTCCCATTTCATCCCTAGTTGTGCCCGCTTTGACATTGACCCCCGATCAACTCTTCACTGATACTCTTTAG